From one Mya arenaria isolate MELC-2E11 chromosome 4, ASM2691426v1 genomic stretch:
- the LOC128232619 gene encoding ankyrin repeat domain-containing protein 49-like: MSDEEDGSDIVTEMNAFGLSADILQQIFAAKSGDPNKFQSFWEMDEEDVEEESMEEIQKDPRKKILWAAENNELAIVRDLLETDPGLVSSRDSDGYTPLHRAAYNGHLDMIKLLLDNGADVLAETNDGWHPLHSASRWNQTSAASLLLQRGANINARTHSDQTPLHIAASDKESMDCLKALVTDKSSDISLINSLGETAYVICKRTSEHYKLFEQRPDFMSVKT, translated from the exons ATGTCAGATGAAGAGGATGGATCAGATATTGTTACAGAAATGAATGCATTTGGTCTGAGCGCTGACATATTGCAACAG atatttgcaGCAAAGAGTGGAGACCCTAACAAATTTCAGAGCTTTTGGGAGATGGATGAGGAAGATGTGGAGGAGGAGAGCATGGAGGAGATACAGA AGGATCCAAGAAAGAAGATCCTGTGGGCTGCAGAGAACAATGAGTTAGCTATCGTTAGAGATCTTCTCGAGACTGACCCGGGGCTTGTGTCCAGCAGGGACAGTGATGGGTACACTCCCCTTCACAGGGCAGCATACAATGGTCATCTAGATATGATCAAA TTACTGCTAGACAATGGGGCAGATGTGTTAGCAGAGACCAACGATGGCTGGCACCCGCTCCACAGCGCCTCACGCTGGAACCAAACGTCAGCCGCCTCCCTGCTGCTGCAGAGGGGAGCCAACATCAACGCCCGCACTCACAGTGACCAAACACCCCTACACATCGCAGCATCAGACAAAGAGAGCATGGACTGTCTCAAAGCTCTTGTTACTGATAAAAGCTCAGATATCAGCCTGATAAACAGTCTTGGTGAAACTGCATATGTAATTTGTAAACGGACCAGTGAACACTATAAACTTTTTGAACAAAGACCAGATTTCATGTCAGTGAAAACTTAG
- the LOC128232890 gene encoding mitochondrial potassium channel ATP-binding subunit-like, whose product MHSYPFLNVVRYSKVTRTFAIRTNNVHYIQGIRSLWLKQSATELKQSTTSGTSAISKYLSLRNKLLIRIRQSALRKSNISSQDSSKTVSLLTKLCTVSGLTLGYAALNAKTLECETKTKSSRLDGINNERQVNDDVPFDWKQFAQLLWQDVLSLTLAVLCAFAAALVNIKVPLLVGEVVNVVSKFARETDCNFIEEIKQPAIKLIGTYFIQGALTVSYISLLSNVGENMSASLKIRLFDSLLRQDIQFFDRHKTGELVDRLTSDVQDFKSSFKLCISQGLRALTQTIGCIGALWVISPKLTGVMCVVIPVIISIGSVMGGGLRKLSKAAQAQVSRSTAVADEALGNVRTVRAFAMEEKEHELFSDEVNKARVLNIRLGLGIGMFQGLANIALNGIVLGTMFVGGLFMSRQEITAGDLMSFLVATQTVERSLAQMSVLFGQLVRGLSAGARVFEYINHDFSIPLKGGVKVPYHSLEGEIKFSDVHFTYPTRQDQEVLKGFSLRIPPGKTVALVGASGGGKSTIATLLQRFYDTDGGSITVDGIDIRDLDPSWLRGHAIGFINQEPVLFATSVMENIRYGKPDATDTEVMEAAQLANAHTFIEGFPEGYKTVLGERGQTVSGGQKQRIAIARALIKNPSILVLDEATSALDAESERVVQEALDTVSRGRTVLVIAHRLSTIRDADIIAVVSKGKIVEMGDHTSLKRKKGLYWELIRQQELEEEIQHFPA is encoded by the exons ATGCATTCTTACCCGTTTTTGAATGTTGTAAGGTATTCAAAGGTGACTCGCACCTTTGCTATTCGTACCAACAATGTTCATTACATTCAAGGCATCAG GTCCTTATGGCTGAAACAAAGTGCAACAGAATTGAAGCAGTCAACAACATCTGGAACCAGtgccatttcaaaatatttatcactTAGAAATAAGTTATTAATTAGAATCAGACAAAGTGCATTAAGAAAGTCAAACATTTCAAGTCAAGATAGTAGCAAAACTGTTTCCCTACTGACAAAGCTGTGCACAGTATCTGGACTAACACTTGGATATGCAGCgctaaatgcaaaaacattagAATGTGAAACAAAGACTAAGAGCAGTCGTTTAGATGGAATCAATAATGAGCGACAAGTGAATGATGATGTGCCGTTTGACTGGAAACAGTTTGCTCAGTTACTATGGCAAGATGTGCTTTCCCTCACTTTGGCAGTTCTG TGTGCATTTGCTGCTGCCCTGGTGAACATCAAGGTCCCTTTGCTGGTGGGGGAGGTGGTGAACGTTGTTTCCAAGTTTGCAAGGGAGACTGACTGCAACTTCATTGAGGAGATCAAGCAGCCTGCCATCAAACTAATAGGGACCTATTTCATACAG GGAGCTCTGACTGTGTCCTACATCTCCCTGCTGTCCAATGTCGGGGAGAATATGTCTGCCTCCCTCAAGATCCGCCTGTTTGACTCCCTCCTCAGACAGGACATTCAGTTCTTTGACAGGCACAAGACAGGCGAACTAGTTGACAG gcttACCTCAGATGTCCAAGATTTCAAGTCTTCATTCAAACTGTGTATATCTCAGGGTCTGAGAGCTTTAACACAG ACAATTGGCTGTATTGGTGCATTATGGGTGATATCTCCCAAGCTGACGGGCGTGATGTGTGTGGTGATTCCTGTCATCATCAGTATTGGCTCTGTGATGGGAGGGGGCCTCCGTAAACTCTCCAAGGCTGCGCAGGCACAG GTGTCAAGGTCAACCGCTGTTGCAGATGAGGCACTTGGTAATGTGAGGACAGTAAGAGCATTTGCCATGGAGGAAAAAGAACATGA ACTGTTTTCTGATGAGGTGAACAAGGCTCGGGTATTAAACATTCGACTTGGTCTCGGCATTGGGATGTTCCAGGGACTGGCCAACATTGCTCTTAACG GTATTGTGTTGGGCACGATGTTTGTAGGGGGCCTGTTTATGTCACGTCAGGAAATCACAGCTGGTGACCTGATGTCCTTCCTGGTCGCAACACAGACTGTCGAGAG GTCCCTTGCCCAGATGTCCGTGTTGTTTGGACAGTTGGTGAGGGGCCTCAGTGCAGGGGCCCGTGTGTTTGAG TACATCAACCATGACTTCAGCATTCCACTGAAAGGGGGCGTGAAGGTTCCTTACCATAGTCTCGAGGGAGAAATAAAGTTCTCTGATGTCCACTTCACATATCCAACTAGGCAAGACCAG GAGGTGCTGAAGGGGTTCAGCTTGAGGATTCCACCTGGGAAAACTGTAGCTTTGGTTGGGGCCTCAGGAGGAG GCAAGTCGACTATTGCCACCCTGCTACAGAGGTTCTATGACACGGACGGGGGATCGATCACTGTCGATGGTATCGACATCCGTGACCTCGATCCCAGCTGGCTTCGGGGACACGCTATAGGTTTTATAAACCAG GAGCCGGTGTTGTTTGCTACATCTGTGATGGAGAATATACGCTATGGAAAACCAGATGCCACCGATACTGAG GTAATGGAGGCTGCACAGTTGGCGAATGCCCATACATTCATTGAGGGGTTTCCTGAGGGCTACAAGACTGTCCTAGGGGAAAGGGGCCAGACAGTCTCAGGGGGGCAGAAACAGAGGATTGCTATCGCCCGAGCTCTCATAAAGAACCCATCAATACTGGTCCTGGATGAGGCAACTAG TGCCTTGGATGCAGAGTCAGAGCGGGTCGTGCAGGAGGCTTTAGACACGGTCTCCAGAG GTAGGACTGTGTTGGTAATAGCCCACCGTCTCAGCACAATCAGAGATGCAGACATCATTGCCGTTGTATCCAAGGGCAAGATTGTGGAG ATGGGCGATCACACAAGCCTCAAGAGGAAGAAAGGCCTTTACTGGGAGCTCATCAGACAACAGGAATTGGAGGAGGAGATCCAACATTTCCCCGCATAA